A DNA window from Amycolatopsis sp. DSM 110486 contains the following coding sequences:
- a CDS encoding sugar porter family MFS transporter: MTQTAAARRPINRTTLYFFGALGGILFGYDLGVISGVLPFIGKTWNLTGWDKGVITASLSVGAIVGALFSSRMNEKLGRRRTIMVAAVIVIIGTIAASVSPSFALLIISRLVIGVGIGFSSSTVPTYLSELAPARQRGAMGALNQIFIVLGILIAFLVSYGLGPSGNWRLMFAGAVVPAVILLVGLIFLPETPRWLLANGQEEQARSVLKSSHGNSVNVDEEISTIRDVIRLDTESAKTRFRDLWAPMVRPMLIVALLLAVGQQFSGVNAVNAYFPTMLIGLGFATQAALLSGVLLGVTKFLFTAWVVFVVDRWGRKPLLLIGNVLMVITLVAAGFIVIEVDDVTTKGILMLVAMVLYLVGYELGWGAVVWVMMAEVFPLKARAAGMGISSVVLWAATGIISAIFPIISDPGALGLGGSMFLFAGINVVLFGLTKWLVPETKGRTLEQIELDLRGRHKARAKAEAA, from the coding sequence ATGACACAGACAGCCGCGGCGCGGCGGCCCATCAACAGGACCACGTTGTACTTCTTCGGTGCCCTCGGCGGCATCCTGTTCGGTTACGACCTCGGTGTCATTTCGGGTGTGCTGCCGTTCATCGGCAAGACCTGGAACCTGACCGGGTGGGACAAGGGCGTGATCACCGCCAGCCTGTCGGTCGGCGCGATCGTCGGTGCTCTCTTCTCCTCGCGGATGAACGAGAAACTGGGCCGGCGCCGCACGATCATGGTGGCCGCGGTCATCGTCATCATCGGCACGATCGCGGCGAGCGTCTCGCCGAGCTTCGCGCTGCTGATCATCTCGCGGCTCGTGATCGGTGTCGGCATCGGATTTTCCTCGTCCACGGTGCCGACCTACCTGTCCGAGCTGGCCCCGGCCCGCCAGCGCGGCGCCATGGGCGCGCTCAACCAGATCTTCATCGTGCTCGGCATCCTGATCGCGTTCCTCGTGAGCTACGGCCTCGGCCCGTCCGGCAACTGGCGGCTGATGTTCGCCGGTGCCGTCGTGCCGGCCGTGATCCTGCTCGTGGGCCTGATCTTCCTGCCCGAGACGCCGCGGTGGCTGCTCGCCAACGGCCAGGAGGAGCAGGCGCGCTCGGTGCTCAAGAGCTCGCACGGCAACTCGGTGAACGTCGACGAGGAGATCAGCACGATCCGCGACGTCATCCGCCTCGACACGGAATCGGCCAAGACGCGCTTCCGCGACCTGTGGGCGCCGATGGTGCGCCCGATGCTGATCGTGGCTCTGCTGCTCGCCGTCGGCCAGCAGTTCAGCGGTGTCAACGCGGTCAACGCGTACTTCCCGACGATGCTGATCGGCCTCGGCTTCGCCACGCAGGCGGCGCTGCTGTCCGGTGTGCTGCTGGGTGTCACGAAGTTCCTGTTCACCGCGTGGGTGGTGTTCGTCGTCGACCGCTGGGGCCGCAAGCCGCTGCTGCTGATCGGCAACGTGCTCATGGTCATCACGCTCGTCGCGGCCGGGTTCATCGTGATCGAGGTGGACGACGTGACCACCAAGGGCATCCTGATGCTCGTCGCGATGGTGCTCTACCTGGTGGGCTACGAGCTCGGCTGGGGCGCGGTCGTGTGGGTCATGATGGCCGAGGTGTTCCCGCTCAAGGCCCGCGCGGCGGGCATGGGCATCAGCAGCGTGGTGCTGTGGGCCGCCACCGGCATCATCAGCGCGATCTTCCCGATCATCTCCGATCCGGGAGCGCTGGGGCTCGGCGGTTCGATGTTCCTGTTCGCGGGGATCAACGTCGTGCTGTTCGGTCTCACCAAGTGGCTGGTCCCCGAGACGAAGGGCCGCACGCTCGAGCAGATCGAGCTCGACCTGCGCGGGCGCCACAAGGCGCGCGCCAAGGCCGAAGCGGCCTGA
- a CDS encoding alpha/beta hydrolase — translation MITWGDVRSWNAGAIGTVADLLNQRCEQLLAADGDVEGMSRLDGWTGDAATAARARGTALTTRLEQLVAEASAVRRGAHETQPAVERITADVRDTDDLASHNGFAIDDGGWVTPVPGPGAAPDERIRVELSDRIEQILRQATDVDADFAAILTRTARGEITDQGATTLAQAADAGAAQSGLSTIGPPQGGTPGDNRAWWDSLSTTSQGTILRDNPDLVRNLDGVPVKDRDAANRLVLQREMTRLRNDPSDDAKAKLRGLTDIENRLNGTGPGKPQAYLVQLDTSGDGKAVVAAGNPDTATDVATYVPGTGSELSKIGGDLGRSDKMWQSATMAGSPSPSVITWVGYDAPDELWDAAGESYADHGKADLSKFEEGLRASHDGTPSHNTVLGHSYGTTVVGHAARDGGLDADEIVFVASPGVGVDHANQLHLDGVPQDQMAQHVHSTVAEHDMIKITNVGVAGHDPLGPNPAGSGFGGQVFDSAPGTKGPWYEGGLSGAAHSQYWEDNNPSLRSFGRIIAGKPG, via the coding sequence GTGATCACCTGGGGCGATGTGCGGAGCTGGAACGCCGGGGCGATCGGCACGGTGGCCGATTTGCTGAACCAACGCTGCGAGCAGCTCCTGGCAGCCGACGGCGACGTCGAAGGCATGTCGCGCCTTGACGGCTGGACCGGTGACGCCGCGACGGCCGCACGGGCTCGCGGCACCGCGTTGACCACGAGACTCGAGCAGCTCGTGGCCGAGGCTTCGGCCGTGCGGCGCGGCGCGCACGAGACACAGCCGGCCGTGGAACGTATCACCGCCGACGTGCGCGATACCGACGATTTGGCTTCGCACAACGGGTTCGCCATCGACGACGGCGGCTGGGTCACCCCCGTGCCGGGCCCGGGAGCGGCACCCGACGAGCGGATCCGCGTCGAGCTCTCCGACCGGATCGAGCAGATCCTGCGCCAGGCCACCGATGTCGACGCCGATTTCGCGGCCATCCTCACGCGCACCGCGCGCGGGGAGATCACCGACCAGGGCGCCACAACGCTTGCGCAGGCGGCCGACGCCGGCGCCGCGCAGAGCGGCCTGTCCACCATCGGCCCGCCGCAGGGCGGCACGCCCGGCGACAACCGCGCGTGGTGGGACAGCTTGTCGACCACCTCGCAGGGCACGATCCTGCGCGACAACCCAGACCTCGTGCGCAACCTCGACGGTGTCCCCGTTAAGGACCGTGACGCCGCCAACCGCCTTGTCCTGCAACGGGAAATGACCCGTCTCCGGAACGATCCGAGCGACGACGCGAAGGCGAAGCTGCGCGGGCTCACCGACATCGAGAACCGCCTGAACGGCACCGGTCCCGGCAAGCCGCAGGCGTACCTGGTCCAGCTCGACACCAGTGGCGACGGCAAAGCCGTGGTCGCCGCGGGAAACCCCGACACCGCAACGGATGTCGCCACGTACGTGCCCGGCACCGGCAGCGAGCTCTCGAAGATCGGCGGCGATCTCGGGCGCTCGGACAAGATGTGGCAGTCGGCGACGATGGCGGGTTCGCCCTCGCCGTCCGTGATCACGTGGGTCGGCTACGACGCGCCGGACGAACTGTGGGACGCGGCCGGCGAAAGCTATGCAGACCACGGAAAAGCCGATCTCTCGAAGTTCGAGGAAGGCCTGCGCGCCTCGCACGACGGCACGCCGTCGCACAACACCGTGCTCGGGCACAGCTACGGCACCACGGTGGTCGGCCACGCCGCGCGCGACGGTGGCCTCGACGCCGACGAGATCGTGTTCGTCGCGAGCCCGGGCGTCGGCGTCGACCACGCGAACCAGCTGCACCTCGACGGCGTGCCGCAGGACCAGATGGCGCAGCACGTGCACTCCACCGTCGCCGAGCACGACATGATCAAGATCACCAACGTCGGCGTCGCCGGCCACGACCCGCTGGGCCCGAACCCGGCGGGCTCGGGCTTCGGCGGCCAGGTCTTCGACTCCGCGCCCGGCACCAAGGGGCCGTGGTACGAGGGCGGGCTTTCCGGTGCGGCGCACAGCCAGTACTGGGAGGACAACAACCCCTCGCTGCGGAGCTTCGGCCGCATCATCGCGGGGAAGCCGGGGTGA
- a CDS encoding SDR family NAD(P)-dependent oxidoreductase, whose product MTSRLEGRTALVTGSTGGIGVAIARAFAAEGAHVLVSGRDAERGEKVAAGIAEEGGRATFLRADLTTGAAVRELAEAAEREAGGALDILVNNAALLIFPSPTTDLAEELIDAALAVNIKAPMLLTGLLAPGMAARGSGAIVNLGSINGLDGMAGSALYSTTKAAVHSLTKSWAAEYGPSGVRVNTVAPGPTFTERIAGSDQALERVQPMLATIPSRRASTPEEIANAVLFLAGDDALNIHGTTLSVDGGYSAVRSA is encoded by the coding sequence GTGACCTCACGTCTCGAAGGCCGCACCGCACTCGTCACCGGGTCGACGGGCGGGATCGGCGTCGCCATCGCGCGCGCGTTCGCCGCCGAGGGCGCCCACGTGCTGGTGAGCGGCCGCGACGCCGAACGCGGCGAGAAGGTGGCCGCCGGCATCGCCGAAGAAGGCGGCCGCGCCACGTTCTTGCGCGCCGACCTGACCACCGGCGCGGCCGTGCGCGAGCTCGCCGAAGCCGCCGAACGGGAAGCCGGCGGCGCGCTCGACATCCTCGTCAACAACGCCGCCCTGCTGATCTTCCCGTCGCCCACCACGGATCTGGCCGAAGAGCTCATCGACGCCGCGCTCGCCGTGAACATCAAGGCGCCGATGCTGCTCACCGGCCTGCTCGCGCCGGGCATGGCCGCGCGCGGCAGCGGCGCGATCGTGAACCTCGGCTCGATCAACGGCCTCGACGGCATGGCCGGCTCCGCGCTCTACAGCACCACCAAGGCCGCCGTGCACTCGCTGACCAAGTCGTGGGCCGCCGAGTACGGGCCGTCGGGCGTGCGCGTGAACACCGTCGCGCCCGGGCCCACGTTCACCGAGCGCATCGCCGGGTCCGACCAGGCGCTGGAGCGCGTGCAGCCGATGCTCGCGACCATCCCGTCGCGGCGCGCGAGCACGCCGGAGGAGATCGCGAACGCCGTGCTGTTCCTGGCGGGCGACGACGCGCTGAACATCCACGGCACCACGCTCAGCGTCGACGGCGGCTATTCGGCCGTACGGTCGGCCTGA
- a CDS encoding TetR/AcrR family transcriptional regulator, whose protein sequence is MTQTLTAKGAATRQRIVEGAAAEIRERGVFDTTLDDVRARTGTSKSQLFHYFPEGKEQLLLAVAEFEAEQVLGSQEPYLSALRTWGAWQSWRDTVVAHYTEQGQLCPLNVVMSQMGRNTPGAQAVSTQLVERWLAELAAGIRHLQAAGEVGSSVDPSRAASALLSGLQGGVIMLLSTGSAEHLENALDVAIENLRRS, encoded by the coding sequence GTGACCCAGACACTCACCGCCAAGGGCGCCGCGACCCGGCAGCGCATCGTCGAGGGCGCCGCCGCGGAGATCCGCGAGCGCGGTGTGTTCGACACCACGCTCGACGACGTCCGTGCGCGCACCGGCACCAGCAAAAGCCAGCTGTTCCACTACTTTCCCGAGGGCAAGGAGCAGCTGCTGCTGGCCGTCGCGGAGTTCGAGGCCGAGCAGGTGCTCGGTTCGCAGGAGCCCTACCTCAGTGCCCTGCGCACGTGGGGCGCGTGGCAGTCGTGGCGCGACACCGTGGTGGCGCACTACACCGAGCAGGGACAGCTCTGCCCGCTCAACGTCGTGATGTCGCAGATGGGCCGCAACACCCCGGGCGCGCAGGCGGTGTCGACGCAGCTGGTGGAGCGCTGGCTCGCCGAGCTCGCGGCCGGCATCCGCCACCTGCAGGCGGCCGGCGAGGTGGGATCGTCGGTCGACCCTTCGCGTGCGGCGTCGGCTTTGCTGTCCGGGCTGCAGGGCGGGGTGATAATGCTGCTGTCCACGGGGTCGGCGGAGCATCTGGAGAACGCGCTGGACGTGGCGATCGAGAACCTGCGGCGGAGCTAG
- a CDS encoding helix-turn-helix transcriptional regulator: METVADPEVVRALRALANPVRLQLLAWLREPAQHFPLDGGVLDVGVCVSHIQAKAGLAQSTVSAYLAELERAGLVRSTRVGKWTHYRRDEERIASLVSALGQTL, from the coding sequence GTGGAAACAGTCGCGGATCCCGAGGTCGTCCGGGCGTTGCGCGCGCTGGCCAACCCCGTGCGGCTGCAGCTGCTCGCGTGGCTGCGCGAGCCCGCGCAGCACTTCCCGCTCGACGGCGGGGTGCTCGATGTCGGCGTCTGCGTGAGCCACATCCAGGCGAAGGCGGGCCTGGCGCAGTCGACGGTGTCGGCGTACCTCGCGGAGCTGGAGCGCGCGGGCCTGGTGCGGTCCACGCGGGTGGGGAAGTGGACGCACTACCGGCGCGACGAGGAGCGGATCGCTTCGCTGGTTTCCGCGCTGGGTCAGACGTTGTAG
- a CDS encoding TIGR03620 family F420-dependent LLM class oxidoreductase translates to MDGLGKFGIWTFDFEHQPAALMRDSVQELEGQGWRAIWVPELLGREAMTHAGFLLAATQRMHVVNGIAQIWSREARWTQGAAHLLADAYPGRHVLGLGYGGARSDVKPLAAMAAYLDEMDAVESPNPAPASPIRRILAAYGPKMLQMARDRASGAHAYHVTVDHTAQAREILGPDAFLGVEHAVLFEPDPAVARAAAREHLARYLTSTYNVAKFRRLGYTEAEISNGGSDRLIDALVFWGDADTVVEKLRSHLTAGADHIGIQVIGTPPGTSAMPHWRRLGEALLSDN, encoded by the coding sequence ATGGACGGGCTGGGGAAGTTCGGGATCTGGACGTTCGACTTCGAACACCAGCCTGCCGCACTGATGCGTGATTCGGTGCAGGAGCTGGAAGGACAGGGCTGGCGCGCGATCTGGGTCCCGGAGCTGCTGGGCCGCGAAGCCATGACGCACGCGGGTTTCCTGCTTGCTGCGACCCAGCGGATGCACGTCGTCAACGGCATCGCGCAGATCTGGTCCCGCGAGGCCCGCTGGACGCAAGGCGCCGCCCACCTGCTCGCCGACGCCTACCCCGGCCGCCACGTCCTCGGCCTCGGCTACGGCGGCGCTCGTTCCGACGTCAAACCGCTGGCCGCCATGGCCGCGTACCTGGACGAGATGGACGCGGTGGAAAGCCCGAACCCCGCTCCCGCGTCGCCGATCCGCCGCATCCTGGCCGCCTACGGACCCAAGATGCTGCAGATGGCCCGCGACCGCGCTTCCGGCGCCCACGCCTACCACGTCACCGTCGACCACACCGCCCAAGCACGCGAGATCCTCGGCCCGGACGCCTTCCTGGGCGTCGAGCACGCCGTCCTCTTCGAACCCGACCCGGCCGTCGCCCGCGCCGCCGCGCGCGAACACCTGGCGCGCTACCTGACGTCGACGTACAACGTCGCCAAATTCCGCCGCCTCGGCTACACCGAAGCCGAAATCTCAAACGGCGGCTCCGACCGTCTCATCGACGCCCTCGTCTTCTGGGGCGACGCCGACACTGTCGTCGAGAAGCTCCGCAGCCACCTCACGGCGGGCGCGGACCACATCGGGATCCAGGTCATCGGCACCCCGCCGGGCACGTCGGCCATGCCGCACTGGCGCCGTCTCGGCGAAGCCCTGCTGTCGGACAACTGA
- a CDS encoding YceI family protein has protein sequence MTSATTTYPQLTGEYTIDAAHSRIGFVARHAMVTKVRGAFNEFDGTFTVDGENPANSSAKVTIQAHSIDTRNADRDGHIRSNDFLSMDEYPQITFVSTGITQTGDTSFDVTGDLTIKGVAKSITIPFEFEGSAKDPFGNDRVGFEGSTTISRKDYGITWNAALETGGVLVSDKVTLEFEVSAIKSA, from the coding sequence ATGACCAGCGCGACCACCACTTACCCCCAGCTGACCGGCGAGTACACGATCGACGCCGCCCACAGCCGCATCGGCTTCGTCGCCCGCCACGCGATGGTGACGAAGGTCCGCGGCGCGTTCAACGAGTTCGACGGCACCTTCACCGTCGACGGTGAGAACCCGGCGAACTCGAGCGCCAAGGTCACCATCCAGGCGCACAGCATCGACACCCGCAACGCCGACCGCGACGGTCACATCCGCAGCAACGACTTCCTCTCGATGGACGAGTACCCGCAGATCACCTTCGTGTCCACCGGGATCACCCAGACCGGCGACACCAGCTTCGACGTGACCGGCGACCTCACCATCAAGGGCGTTGCCAAGTCCATCACCATCCCCTTCGAGTTCGAGGGCTCGGCGAAGGACCCGTTCGGCAACGACCGCGTGGGCTTCGAGGGCTCCACCACGATCTCCCGCAAGGACTACGGCATCACCTGGAACGCCGCGCTCGAGACCGGCGGCGTGCTGGTGTCCGACAAGGTCACCCTCGAGTTCGAGGTCTCGGCGATCAAGAGCGCCTAA
- a CDS encoding MarR family winged helix-turn-helix transcriptional regulator, which produces MVDRVPLSREEEAVWRPLIRIITVLPRVLDDQFVNETGISMTDYTVLVSLSEAEEGWLRLSDLAKATALSLSRISRVVDSLVKRGLVEKAKCESDGRAANASLTESGRSKLAGAYPGHLARVRSHLFDHLTPDEIRGAGPILARVAAALEPDGAQPCPE; this is translated from the coding sequence ATGGTGGACAGAGTGCCGTTGAGCAGGGAAGAAGAGGCCGTGTGGCGGCCGTTGATACGGATCATCACCGTGTTGCCGCGGGTCCTGGATGACCAGTTCGTGAACGAGACCGGCATCTCGATGACCGACTACACCGTGCTCGTGTCCCTCTCCGAGGCCGAGGAGGGGTGGCTGCGGCTGTCCGACCTGGCCAAGGCCACGGCGCTCTCGCTCAGCCGCATCAGCCGCGTCGTCGACAGCCTGGTCAAGCGCGGCCTGGTGGAGAAGGCCAAGTGCGAGAGCGACGGCCGTGCGGCCAACGCGTCGCTCACCGAATCGGGTCGGTCGAAGCTCGCGGGCGCCTACCCAGGGCACCTCGCGCGCGTACGGTCGCACCTGTTCGACCACCTGACCCCCGATGAGATCCGCGGCGCGGGCCCGATCCTCGCGCGGGTGGCCGCGGCGCTGGAGCCGGACGGCGCCCAGCCGTGCCCCGAGTGA
- a CDS encoding glutathione S-transferase family protein, which translates to MTADKGEFKRDQNYIPDRITADGRDGWPVEPGRYRLVIARACPWANRASIVRRLLGLEDVLSMGICGPTHDQRSWTFDLDPGGRDPVLGIERLQEAFFKRDPQYPRGITVPAIVDVPTGQVVTNDFKQMTLDLSLEWRAYHREGAPDLYPEPLRDEIDDVADKVFRDVNNGVYQAGFAGSQEAYETAYNALFARLDWLSERLANQRYLVGDTITEADVRLFTTLVRFDPVYHGHFKCNREKLTEMPVLWAYTRDLFQTPGFGDTIDFDQVKEHYYVVHRSINPTGVIPAGPDLSGWLTPHGREELGGRPFGDGTPPGPPIEGEQVPSLAA; encoded by the coding sequence ATGACCGCCGACAAGGGCGAGTTCAAGCGCGACCAGAACTACATCCCCGACCGCATCACCGCCGACGGCCGCGACGGCTGGCCCGTGGAGCCCGGCCGCTACCGCCTCGTGATCGCCCGCGCGTGCCCGTGGGCCAACCGCGCGTCGATCGTGCGCCGGCTGCTGGGCCTGGAAGACGTGCTGTCCATGGGTATCTGCGGGCCGACGCACGACCAGCGCAGCTGGACGTTCGACCTCGACCCGGGCGGGCGCGACCCCGTGCTGGGCATCGAGCGTCTGCAGGAAGCCTTCTTCAAGCGCGACCCGCAGTACCCGCGCGGCATCACCGTGCCGGCGATCGTCGACGTGCCGACCGGCCAGGTCGTGACCAACGACTTCAAGCAGATGACACTCGACCTGTCCTTGGAGTGGCGCGCGTACCACCGCGAAGGCGCGCCCGACCTGTACCCCGAACCCCTGCGCGACGAGATCGACGACGTCGCCGACAAGGTGTTCCGCGACGTGAACAACGGCGTCTACCAGGCCGGTTTCGCCGGTTCCCAGGAGGCGTACGAGACGGCGTACAACGCGCTCTTCGCCCGTCTCGACTGGCTCTCCGAGCGCCTCGCGAACCAGCGTTACCTCGTCGGCGACACGATCACCGAGGCCGACGTGCGGCTGTTCACCACGCTCGTCCGCTTCGACCCGGTGTACCACGGCCACTTCAAGTGCAACCGCGAGAAGCTCACCGAGATGCCGGTGCTGTGGGCCTATACGCGTGACCTGTTCCAGACCCCCGGTTTCGGTGACACGATCGACTTCGACCAGGTCAAGGAGCACTACTACGTGGTGCACCGCTCCATCAACCCGACGGGCGTCATCCCCGCCGGACCCGACCTGTCGGGCTGGCTGACTCCGCACGGCCGCGAGGAGCTTGGCGGTCGTCCGTTCGGCGACGGCACCCCGCCGGGGCCGCCGATCGAAGGCGAGCAGGTGCCTTCGCTGGCGGCGTGA
- a CDS encoding GlxA family transcriptional regulator yields MTRVVFLLAPQAYLLDIAGAADVFLAARSLGLPYELAYFAEEPDVPTAEGLPVRASTRVPVLGRDDILVVPGGAGFTPGIAPAMPRGLDLLRVHHSAGGLVASVCAGTVALAEAGLLDGHRCTTHHDLQDDLALRYPATTVVRDVLYVVDGRVASSAGMASGIDLALHLVATAHGPGVAGRIARSLVFYARRNGQQPVTGLLRHRNHLSDLVHRVQDLIETRYAEPLRLSSLARELGCSERTVTRHFVDAVGMTPLRYQQTLRLEHAEHLLADGSTLEAAARSAGFADSRSLRLLRKSKELQHQ; encoded by the coding sequence ATGACGAGGGTGGTGTTCCTGCTCGCACCTCAGGCGTACCTGCTGGACATCGCGGGCGCGGCCGACGTGTTCCTCGCCGCGCGTTCGCTGGGCCTGCCCTACGAGCTGGCCTACTTCGCCGAGGAACCCGACGTGCCCACCGCCGAGGGCCTGCCGGTGCGCGCCTCGACCCGCGTCCCCGTCCTCGGCCGCGACGACATCCTCGTGGTCCCCGGCGGCGCCGGCTTCACCCCGGGCATCGCCCCGGCCATGCCGCGCGGGCTCGACCTGCTGCGCGTCCACCACTCCGCGGGCGGCCTCGTCGCGAGCGTCTGCGCGGGCACCGTCGCCCTCGCCGAGGCGGGCCTGCTCGACGGTCACCGCTGCACCACCCACCACGACCTCCAAGACGACCTCGCCCTGCGCTACCCGGCCACCACCGTGGTCCGCGACGTGCTCTACGTCGTCGACGGCCGCGTCGCCTCCTCCGCCGGCATGGCCAGCGGCATCGACCTGGCGCTGCACCTCGTCGCCACCGCCCACGGCCCCGGCGTCGCGGGCCGCATCGCGCGTTCGCTCGTCTTCTACGCGCGCCGCAACGGCCAGCAGCCCGTCACCGGACTGCTCCGCCACCGCAACCACCTGTCCGACCTGGTGCACCGCGTGCAGGACCTGATCGAGACGCGCTACGCGGAACCCCTGCGGCTTTCGTCCCTGGCGCGGGAACTGGGCTGCAGCGAGCGGACTGTGACGCGGCACTTCGTCGACGCGGTGGGGATGACTCCGTTGCGCTATCAGCAAACGCTGCGGTTGGAACACGCCGAGCACCTGCTGGCCGACGGGTCGACTCTCGAGGCAGCAGCTCGCAGTGCCGGCTTTGCGGACTCGCGGTCGCTGCGGTTGTTGCGGAAGTCGAAGGAACTGCAGCACCAGTAG
- a CDS encoding SDR family NAD(P)-dependent oxidoreductase produces MTAELSGTTALVTGATSGIGRATAVALAKLGAHVLVSGRDAGRGEQVVKEIVAEGGQAAFLASDLADVASAQDLASRALAVTGRVDVLVNSAGVFPFGPTEDTSEQDFDAVYALNVKAPYFLVAALAPAMAARGAGSIVNVSTMVAEFGAAGMGLYGSSKAALELLTKSWSAEFGPRGVRVNAVSPGPTRTEGTAVMGETLDQLASLAPAGRPAGPDEIAAAIVFLVTGGASFIHGAVLPVDGGRVAV; encoded by the coding sequence ATGACGGCAGAACTGTCGGGAACCACCGCTCTGGTCACGGGCGCGACGAGCGGCATCGGGCGCGCGACGGCAGTGGCGCTGGCGAAGCTCGGCGCCCACGTGCTGGTGAGCGGTCGCGACGCCGGCCGTGGTGAGCAGGTGGTGAAGGAGATCGTCGCCGAGGGCGGGCAGGCCGCGTTCCTGGCTTCCGACCTCGCAGACGTGGCCTCGGCGCAGGACCTCGCTTCGCGCGCCCTCGCGGTAACGGGACGCGTGGACGTGCTGGTGAACAGCGCCGGCGTGTTTCCCTTCGGCCCCACCGAGGACACGTCGGAGCAGGACTTCGACGCGGTGTACGCGCTGAACGTGAAGGCGCCGTACTTCCTCGTCGCGGCCCTCGCGCCGGCGATGGCCGCGCGCGGCGCGGGATCGATCGTGAACGTGTCCACCATGGTCGCGGAGTTCGGCGCCGCGGGCATGGGTCTCTACGGCTCCAGCAAGGCGGCGCTCGAGCTGCTGACGAAGTCGTGGTCCGCGGAATTCGGCCCGCGCGGCGTGCGCGTGAACGCCGTCAGCCCCGGCCCGACACGCACCGAAGGCACGGCCGTGATGGGCGAAACCCTGGATCAGCTGGCGTCGCTCGCCCCCGCCGGCCGCCCCGCCGGCCCGGACGAGATCGCGGCGGCGATCGTGTTCCTGGTGACCGGCGGCGCGAGCTTCATCCACGGCGCGGTGCTGCCGGTGGATGGCGGACGGGTTGCGGTGTAA
- a CDS encoding LysR family transcriptional regulator, which produces MEIREMRAFVAVVEEGGLSAAARRLHVSQPAVSQTVQALERQLGVQLLVRSNAGVQPTEAGMTLAGEARAVLARHDQAVAAVTRHASGSLLRVGMPLELPPDLMARALADLAAAFPDTRVQVVHASTTGQFGLLQKGELELGLVRERPVGPELDAMPVLEEKLGVLLSKEQAGKLAGPDGIRLDALVGLEWIGFPREGSPAWYDEVTAIFRSHGLEIGPDPTAGHSLISELKFAAVSAGGTFTLAPPNWTQPIPEHLAWCPLLGSPLVRRTWAVWAAASHRRDLGHLVAALDVL; this is translated from the coding sequence ATGGAGATCCGAGAAATGCGCGCCTTCGTCGCCGTGGTCGAGGAGGGTGGGCTGTCGGCGGCGGCGCGGCGGTTGCACGTGAGCCAGCCGGCGGTGTCGCAGACGGTGCAGGCGCTGGAGCGGCAGCTGGGGGTGCAGTTACTGGTCCGCAGCAACGCGGGTGTGCAGCCCACCGAGGCCGGGATGACGTTGGCGGGTGAGGCGCGCGCGGTGCTGGCGCGGCATGACCAGGCGGTGGCGGCGGTGACGCGGCATGCGTCGGGGAGTCTGTTGCGCGTCGGGATGCCGTTGGAGTTGCCGCCGGATTTGATGGCGCGGGCGTTGGCCGATCTGGCCGCCGCGTTTCCGGACACGAGGGTGCAGGTGGTGCACGCGTCGACGACCGGGCAGTTCGGGCTGTTGCAGAAGGGCGAGCTCGAGTTGGGCCTCGTGCGCGAGCGGCCGGTGGGGCCGGAGCTCGACGCGATGCCGGTGCTGGAGGAGAAGCTCGGGGTGCTGCTGTCGAAGGAGCAGGCCGGCAAGCTCGCGGGGCCCGACGGAATCCGGCTCGACGCGCTGGTCGGGCTGGAGTGGATCGGGTTCCCGAGGGAGGGCAGCCCGGCGTGGTACGACGAGGTGACCGCGATCTTCCGTTCGCACGGTCTCGAAATCGGCCCCGATCCGACGGCCGGGCACTCGCTGATCTCCGAGCTCAAGTTCGCCGCCGTGAGCGCGGGTGGCACGTTCACGCTCGCGCCGCCGAACTGGACGCAGCCCATCCCCGAGCACCTGGCTTGGTGTCCGCTGCTCGGGTCCCCACTCGTGCGACGGACGTGGGCGGTGTGGGCGGCGGCGTCGCACCGGCGTGACCTCGGGCATCTGGTGGCGGCACTGGACGTCTTATAA